From a region of the Methanolobus tindarius DSM 2278 genome:
- the uvrB gene encoding excinuclease ABC subunit UvrB — protein sequence MRPFKLVSEYSPKGDQPKAISQLTEGMLAGKKHQTLLGVTGSGKTFTVANVIQNVQKPTLVIAHNKTLAAQLFSEFREFFPDNAVEYFVSYYDYYQPEAYLPTTDTYIEKDASINEEIDRLRLSATKALLERKDVIVVSSVSCIYNLGSPDEWRAMSVMLTPGMEIDRPAFLESLINIQYERNDIDFTQGTFRLRGDTIEIFPAQEKEGIRVELFGDEIDRIAYFDTLTGKVLEEVLQGETIGIYPAKHFVMPEEYIDKALGTIEAELHDRLAVLRSENRLLEAQRLEQRTKFDMEMIRELGYCSGIENYSRHFDGRRPGEPPSSLLNFFPDDYLLVIDESHVTIPQVRGMHNGDRARKQSLVEYGFRLPSALDNRPLRYDEFERQLDNVIYVSATPAEYEVEKSKAVVEQIIRPTGLVDPEITVRPVENQVDDLIGEIRKVTAKGFRILVTTLTKRMSEDLTEYLLELGIRVRYMHSDIDTLQRAEIVRDLRKGEFDVLIGINLLREGLDIPEVSFVAILDADKEGFLRSERSLIQTIGRASRNSEGRVILYADNMTGSMERAISETERRRKLQMEFNEKHGITPTTIRKALQKELVKGEKYQLASGVMAIAEDASAREIKDIIIDLEADMHLAAKNLEFERAAELRDRIKELREEYSL from the coding sequence ATGCGTCCTTTCAAACTAGTTTCTGAATACAGTCCGAAGGGTGATCAGCCCAAGGCAATTTCCCAGCTTACAGAAGGTATGCTTGCAGGAAAGAAACACCAGACATTGCTCGGTGTGACAGGTTCAGGAAAGACCTTCACAGTAGCCAATGTCATACAGAATGTGCAAAAACCAACTCTTGTGATAGCACACAACAAAACCCTTGCTGCACAGCTATTTTCTGAGTTCCGGGAATTCTTCCCGGATAATGCCGTTGAGTATTTTGTCAGTTATTACGATTATTACCAGCCGGAGGCTTACCTGCCTACAACTGATACTTATATCGAAAAGGATGCGTCAATCAACGAAGAAATAGACAGGCTGAGACTTTCGGCAACCAAAGCTCTGCTGGAGCGCAAAGATGTTATTGTGGTTTCCAGTGTTTCCTGCATCTACAACCTCGGTTCTCCTGATGAGTGGAGAGCTATGTCTGTGATGCTCACTCCCGGAATGGAGATTGACAGACCTGCTTTCCTTGAATCACTTATCAATATTCAGTATGAAAGGAATGATATTGATTTTACACAGGGTACTTTCCGTTTGCGTGGGGATACGATTGAAATATTTCCGGCACAGGAGAAGGAAGGGATAAGAGTCGAGCTTTTTGGTGATGAGATTGACAGGATTGCTTATTTTGATACTCTGACTGGAAAAGTGCTGGAAGAAGTGCTTCAGGGTGAGACAATCGGTATCTATCCTGCCAAACACTTCGTTATGCCGGAGGAATATATTGACAAGGCTCTGGGCACAATTGAAGCTGAACTTCATGACAGGCTGGCTGTGCTGAGGTCGGAGAACCGTTTGCTTGAAGCTCAAAGGCTGGAACAGAGGACCAAGTTTGACATGGAGATGATCCGTGAGCTTGGTTATTGCAGTGGTATTGAGAATTACTCTCGGCACTTTGACGGTCGCCGTCCCGGCGAGCCTCCATCTTCTCTGCTTAATTTCTTCCCTGATGATTATCTTCTGGTTATTGATGAATCACATGTAACCATCCCGCAGGTACGCGGAATGCACAACGGTGACAGGGCAAGGAAGCAGTCACTGGTAGAGTACGGTTTCAGGTTGCCTTCGGCTCTTGATAACAGGCCGCTGCGTTATGATGAGTTTGAGAGGCAGCTTGACAATGTTATTTATGTTTCTGCAACTCCTGCGGAATATGAGGTTGAGAAAAGCAAGGCTGTGGTTGAGCAGATTATCCGTCCTACAGGCCTTGTTGATCCTGAAATTACTGTCCGGCCGGTTGAGAATCAGGTGGATGACCTTATCGGTGAGATTCGCAAGGTAACTGCGAAAGGATTCAGGATTCTTGTGACGACTCTGACTAAAAGGATGTCCGAGGATCTGACTGAATATCTTCTGGAGCTGGGCATCAGGGTGCGATATATGCACTCGGATATCGATACTCTTCAACGTGCGGAGATTGTCAGGGATTTGAGAAAAGGTGAGTTCGATGTGCTTATCGGAATTAACCTGCTGCGAGAGGGTCTTGATATTCCTGAGGTTTCTTTTGTTGCGATACTGGATGCTGATAAGGAGGGTTTCCTGCGCTCGGAGCGTTCACTTATCCAGACTATCGGACGTGCTTCAAGGAACTCGGAAGGTCGTGTCATCCTGTATGCTGACAATATGACTGGTTCTATGGAGCGTGCTATCAGTGAAACCGAGAGGCGTCGCAAGCTTCAGATGGAGTTTAACGAGAAGCATGGTATTACGCCAACTACAATTCGCAAGGCTCTGCAAAAAGAACTTGTGAAGGGTGAGAAATACCAGCTTGCTTCCGGTGTGATGGCAATTGCAGAGGATGCTTCGGCTCGTGAAATCAAAGATATTATCATTGACCTTGAGGCTGATATGCACCTTGCTGCCAAGAACCTTGAATTTGAGAGGGCGGCAGAACTTCGCGACAGAATAAAGGAACTCAGGGAAGAATATTCCCTGTGA
- a CDS encoding PsbP-related protein has protein sequence MKTKKSVTTFCVLCVLACAVVMTSGCTDDTNSNSDIENYATYSDSENGFTVKYPATWEKMETTSRVTFKNNETNAFANIAVLSMSSLGATSLEEVVDSYGAPGGKYTTFNGYEAYEAIASDPSDIDTRDILFVEGDRLFILGYISYLENKNDVETMNTILESIEVQ, from the coding sequence ATGAAAACAAAGAAATCAGTGACTACTTTTTGTGTACTTTGTGTATTGGCATGTGCTGTTGTGATGACCAGCGGCTGCACGGATGATACCAACAGTAACAGTGATATTGAAAATTATGCTACATATTCAGATTCAGAAAATGGATTTACTGTAAAATACCCGGCTACCTGGGAAAAGATGGAAACTACGAGCAGAGTGACGTTCAAGAATAACGAAACAAATGCTTTTGCCAATATAGCTGTTTTAAGTATGTCTTCACTGGGTGCGACTTCACTTGAAGAGGTTGTCGACTCATATGGCGCTCCCGGCGGCAAATATACTACCTTCAATGGATATGAGGCGTACGAGGCAATTGCAAGCGACCCATCCGACATTGATACCAGAGACATCCTTTTCGTTGAAGGAGACAGATTATTCATACTGGGCTATATCAGCTATCTGGAAAACAAAAATGATGTCGAAACCATGAATACCATTCTTGAATCTATTGAAGTGCAATAA
- a CDS encoding P-loop NTPase family protein: MDNYRIDEFAPIDSILNSFSTDMFDGITFIMRPVVGGIDYLRSMHQSYLFKKEINKISNFDFETREKIIDFFTDIVAGRIFDEEFIDELERKVSELDEIRDIFKELNHRRLNIEQKQIHHILNLSLRKLNGRIVSIRDEINSRMWDDGEDITQLLLLDQVFYLIQEMIKEALDIPHSKLADSNIWNEIIFSLLYIEAFHRKKVSYLDFQNFLSSLSLYNYKESKNVKDNDAIFEALVV; encoded by the coding sequence ATGGATAATTATAGAATTGATGAATTTGCACCAATCGATTCCATATTAAACAGTTTTTCAACAGACATGTTTGATGGAATTACATTTATCATGAGGCCTGTAGTTGGCGGTATTGATTATTTGAGGTCTATGCATCAATCTTATTTATTCAAAAAAGAGATTAACAAAATCTCGAATTTTGATTTTGAAACCCGGGAAAAAATAATTGATTTTTTCACGGATATCGTTGCTGGCAGGATATTTGATGAAGAGTTCATTGATGAATTGGAAAGAAAAGTGTCCGAATTAGACGAGATTAGAGATATCTTCAAGGAACTAAACCACAGAAGATTGAATATTGAGCAAAAACAGATACATCATATTTTGAATTTGTCTCTTAGAAAACTCAATGGCAGGATAGTTTCAATCAGAGATGAAATAAATTCACGAATGTGGGATGATGGTGAAGACATTACGCAATTATTGCTGCTTGATCAGGTATTTTATTTAATTCAGGAAATGATTAAAGAAGCTTTGGATATCCCACATAGCAAGTTAGCTGATTCAAATATCTGGAATGAAATAATATTTTCATTACTTTATATAGAAGCATTTCACAGAAAAAAAGTTTCATATCTGGATTTTCAGAATTTTTTGTCCAGCCTGAGTTTATACAATTATAAAGAAAGCAAGAATGTAAAGGATAATGACGCCATTTTTGAAGCTTTAGTGGTTTAA
- a CDS encoding YkgJ family cysteine cluster protein, which translates to MSTKIRLKDTIIYQIATNILSHYECPSDCPAHCCKAKTIEMDAIDLKELSNVSKAKTEDLDFRVTNSTTYYSLKNPCPFLSESGKCGAYEYRPTICRIYPFNTSPEPGMFTIDPCKMGIIILCDLYKHMMEIEKESVPEHVYIALKECSDIFERNKGIAYNVTGFGFSIEYLKIFSDYLNSK; encoded by the coding sequence ATGTCCACAAAAATAAGATTAAAAGATACAATCATATATCAAATTGCCACAAATATTCTCTCTCACTATGAATGTCCATCTGATTGTCCTGCACATTGTTGTAAGGCAAAAACAATTGAGATGGATGCAATTGACTTGAAAGAATTAAGTAATGTATCAAAAGCAAAAACAGAAGATCTTGATTTTAGAGTCACCAACAGCACCACGTATTACTCTCTAAAGAATCCTTGTCCATTTTTATCAGAATCAGGGAAGTGTGGTGCATATGAATACAGGCCAACTATTTGTCGAATATATCCATTTAATACGAGTCCGGAGCCAGGAATGTTTACAATTGATCCCTGCAAAATGGGTATAATTATTTTGTGTGATCTTTACAAACACATGATGGAAATTGAGAAAGAATCAGTTCCTGAGCATGTTTACATAGCTCTCAAAGAATGTTCTGATATCTTTGAAAGAAACAAAGGAATAGCTTACAATGTCACAGGTTTTGGATTTTCTATAGAATATTTGAAAATATTTAGCGATTATCTGAATTCTAAATAA
- a CDS encoding TIGR00304 family membrane protein: MRSPQELSQLGSLLIFLGFFLVFAGVILSSFSGSGDFGGLFMIGPVPIAFGSSPEITSSMLWAGVLIAVIYLLARRGL, translated from the coding sequence ATGCGTTCGCCACAGGAGCTTTCACAACTGGGTTCACTACTCATATTCCTTGGATTTTTCCTTGTTTTTGCCGGTGTAATACTTTCTTCTTTCAGTGGCAGTGGCGATTTTGGTGGCCTTTTCATGATAGGTCCGGTACCAATTGCATTTGGATCATCTCCGGAAATTACGTCATCCATGCTCTGGGCAGGTGTCCTGATAGCTGTGATCTATCTGTTAGCAAGGAGGGGACTGTGA
- a CDS encoding tyrosine-type recombinase/integrase, whose amino-acid sequence MELLSQYLHDCKVRGRTCRTIESYKSSVKEFLEYFEDPISLDKHDIVLYLEYLQEKGKKPSTIQRDFSAISGFYEYLIFVDLATANPIPQIRARYLDQSYEPDRRFIPELQDLRAIIRAMENDQDETIMEQAMICTLAKTASRRGEYMELKVDDIDMSRNEIYWSRKKKRKVRLGFIDDELHDILERYFEWRAPRAKTDYLWISKRGGRIHKDYTNDILQHYATPLGLHQPGGPLHKRLTCHCLRGFATTQLERSGMKELYIHWLRGDSMKKDAMRQHYINFDPEIIRQEYLQHVPKITYFYSKYRDADINCKSYTAIC is encoded by the coding sequence ATGGAACTTTTAAGTCAATATTTGCATGACTGCAAGGTCAGGGGTAGGACTTGCCGCACTATTGAGAGCTATAAAAGTAGTGTCAAAGAATTCCTGGAATATTTTGAGGATCCTATTTCCCTGGACAAACACGACATAGTATTATATCTGGAGTACCTGCAGGAAAAAGGAAAGAAACCAAGCACTATCCAGAGGGACTTTTCAGCCATTTCCGGATTTTATGAATATTTGATTTTTGTTGATCTGGCAACAGCAAACCCTATTCCACAGATTAGAGCTCGCTATCTTGATCAAAGTTATGAACCGGACAGAAGATTCATTCCGGAACTTCAGGACCTGAGAGCCATTATCCGAGCCATGGAGAACGACCAGGACGAAACAATAATGGAGCAGGCAATGATTTGCACCCTGGCAAAGACTGCCTCCAGGAGAGGAGAATACATGGAGCTCAAAGTGGATGACATTGACATGTCTAGGAATGAGATCTACTGGAGCAGGAAAAAGAAAAGAAAAGTACGCCTGGGATTCATTGATGATGAACTACACGATATCCTGGAAAGATATTTCGAATGGAGAGCCCCAAGAGCAAAGACTGATTACCTCTGGATCTCCAAGCGCGGAGGAAGGATCCATAAAGATTATACTAACGATATCCTGCAACATTACGCTACACCCCTGGGCTTGCATCAGCCTGGAGGACCACTGCACAAGCGTTTAACCTGCCATTGTCTCAGAGGATTTGCCACCACTCAACTGGAAAGATCCGGAATGAAAGAGCTATACATCCACTGGCTCAGAGGTGACAGTATGAAAAAGGATGCAATGAGGCAACATTACATAAACTTCGATCCGGAGATCATTCGCCAGGAATATCTGCAACACGTTCCAAAAATCACATATTTTTA
- a CDS encoding YkgJ family cysteine cluster protein: MLSNYSCPSDCFAFCCTSQDIELIEKELNTLRKGTKENITDIEFTEFDGNRTYIIKPPCRYLSESNRCTVYRWRPEVCKSFPFNFHPETHMFVVYPCKLGVDICKDFYAFKSQKTNEPVPLHKIRNLEAESELYYDDTNDDAQISFTKMSFSETIEFSKFLKSKK, encoded by the coding sequence ATATTATCCAATTATTCATGCCCTTCTGACTGTTTTGCTTTTTGTTGCACATCTCAAGATATTGAGTTAATAGAAAAAGAGCTCAATACATTACGCAAAGGAACTAAAGAAAATATAACAGATATAGAGTTCACTGAATTTGATGGCAATAGAACATACATAATAAAACCACCATGTAGGTATTTATCAGAATCTAATAGATGTACTGTTTATAGGTGGAGACCTGAGGTTTGTAAATCATTTCCTTTTAATTTTCATCCTGAAACGCACATGTTTGTTGTATATCCATGTAAACTAGGAGTAGATATCTGTAAAGATTTTTATGCGTTTAAGAGTCAAAAAACAAATGAACCTGTTCCATTACATAAGATTAGAAATTTGGAAGCTGAATCCGAATTGTATTACGATGATACAAATGATGATGCGCAAATATCATTCACTAAAATGAGTTTTTCTGAGACAATTGAATTTAGTAAGTTCCTTAAATCTAAAAAATAG
- a CDS encoding TIGR00304 family membrane protein, which produces MLGGSLILLGMLLIIAGFILIFISGVSNSQNTEIKDEYSLNSNSAYSDPSNPRDDNGPVSDKTEVRGSGLIMIGPIPVIIGSDNKSAQTLMILAIVLMLLYFLIFSR; this is translated from the coding sequence ATGCTTGGTGGTAGCTTGATATTATTAGGGATGCTGTTGATCATTGCAGGTTTTATTTTAATCTTCATTTCAGGTGTGTCTAACTCTCAGAATACTGAAATAAAGGATGAATACTCTTTAAATTCAAATTCAGCTTATTCTGATCCTTCTAATCCACGTGATGATAATGGGCCAGTTTCTGATAAAACAGAGGTAAGAGGAAGCGGTCTTATTATGATAGGGCCAATTCCGGTTATAATCGGTTCGGACAATAAGAGTGCCCAGACACTGATGATACTGGCAATTGTGCTGATGCTGTTGTATTTCCTGATATTCTCCCGGTGA
- a CDS encoding proteasome-activating nucleotidase: MSNSSAESPIDNISSKIKTQIESNSLDEKDVETLLHEIELLKVNNENMRAKLLEASMLANNYLEETSKLKRQIEQLTTPPLFIATVMEVDNGTALIRQHGNNQEVVTKIPANINVEAGMRVCVNAAFSIISIISRAADVRAQVMELINSPGIDYDMIGGLDDVLKEVIESVELPLVEPELFEKIGIEPPTGVLMYGAPGTGKTLIAKAVASRANATFIRMSGSDLVQKFVGEGARLVKDVFQMARDKSPSILFIDEIDAVGGMRTHDGTTGSAEVNRTMLQLLAEMDGFDATRNVKVIAATNRIDLLDPALLRPGRFDRVIEVPLPDEKGRFEIFKIHTRKMNMAEDVDFEKLAKMTNGLSGADIKIITKEAGMFVLRRRGDSIKMQDLLDAYEKVVSEEEEQTSPYSMFA, from the coding sequence ATGTCAAATAGTAGTGCTGAATCACCAATTGACAATATTAGTTCAAAGATAAAGACTCAGATAGAGTCCAATTCTCTTGACGAAAAAGATGTGGAGACCTTACTCCATGAAATTGAATTACTTAAAGTCAATAACGAAAACATGCGGGCAAAGTTGCTTGAAGCAAGCATGCTGGCAAACAATTATCTTGAAGAGACAAGCAAGCTCAAGAGACAGATAGAGCAGCTCACAACCCCACCACTTTTCATCGCCACAGTCATGGAAGTTGACAACGGAACGGCACTTATCAGACAGCATGGAAACAACCAGGAAGTTGTGACCAAGATACCAGCCAATATTAATGTTGAGGCAGGTATGAGAGTTTGCGTGAATGCCGCATTCTCTATTATATCTATCATCTCCAGAGCTGCGGACGTGCGTGCCCAGGTTATGGAGCTTATCAACTCTCCGGGAATCGACTATGACATGATAGGCGGCCTTGATGATGTCCTGAAAGAGGTTATCGAATCTGTGGAACTTCCGCTTGTCGAGCCGGAGTTGTTCGAGAAGATAGGAATTGAGCCTCCAACAGGTGTGCTGATGTACGGCGCTCCGGGAACAGGTAAGACCCTTATCGCAAAGGCTGTTGCTTCAAGAGCAAATGCTACATTTATCAGGATGTCAGGTTCAGACCTTGTGCAGAAGTTTGTGGGAGAAGGCGCACGCCTTGTGAAAGATGTGTTCCAGATGGCTCGCGACAAGTCCCCATCCATCCTTTTCATTGATGAGATTGATGCTGTGGGTGGCATGCGTACACACGATGGTACCACAGGTTCTGCGGAAGTGAACCGTACCATGCTTCAGCTCCTTGCTGAGATGGATGGTTTTGATGCAACCAGAAATGTTAAGGTCATTGCCGCAACCAACAGGATAGATCTTCTTGACCCTGCACTGCTTCGTCCGGGAAGATTTGACCGTGTTATTGAGGTTCCACTCCCTGATGAGAAGGGACGCTTTGAGATTTTCAAGATTCACACCCGCAAGATGAACATGGCTGAGGATGTGGACTTTGAGAAACTCGCAAAGATGACAAACGGCCTCAGTGGTGCAGATATTAAAATTATCACAAAGGAAGCCGGAATGTTCGTTCTCAGAAGACGCGGAGACAGCATCAAAATGCAGGATCTCCTTGACGCTTATGAGAAAGTCGTTTCCGAGGAAGAAGAACAAACTTCCCCATACAGTATGTTTGCATAA